A stretch of the Pan troglodytes isolate AG18354 chromosome 20, NHGRI_mPanTro3-v2.0_pri, whole genome shotgun sequence genome encodes the following:
- the ANKRD24 gene encoding ankyrin repeat domain-containing protein 24 isoform X17, whose amino-acid sequence MKTLRARFKKTELRLSPTDLGSCPPCGPCPIPKPAARGRRQSQDWGKSDERLLQAVENNDAPRVAALIARKGLVPTKLDPEGKSAFHLAAMRGAASCLEVMIAHGSNVMSTDGAGYNALHLAAKYGHPQCLKQLLQASCVVDVVDSSGWTALHHAAAGGCLSCSEVLCSFKAHLNPQDRSGATPLIIAAQMCHTDLCRLLLQQGAAANDQDLQGRTALMLACEGASPETVEVLLQGGAQPGITDALGQDAAHYGALAGDKLILHLLQEAAQRPSPPSALTEDDSGEASSQNSMSSHGKQGAPKKRKAPPPPASIPMPDDRDAYEEIVRLRQERGRLLQKIRGLEQHKERRQQESPEASSLHSLERQVQELQQLLVERQEEKESLGREVESLQSRLSLLENERENTSYDVTTLQDEEGELPDLPGAEALLSRQLSPSAQEHLASLQEQVAVLTRQNQELMEKVQILENFEKDETQMEVEASAEVIPLALYDSLRAEFDQLRRQHAEALQALRQQETREVPREEGTACGESEVAGATATKNGPTHMELNGSVAPETKVNGAETIDEEAAGDETMEARTMEAEATGAEATGAKVTETKPTGAEVREMETTEEEANMETKPTGAQATDTETTGVEAMGVEATKTKAEEAEMQAYGVGAGQAEPPVTGTTNMEATGSRATGVEATGVSATGVENPGVEATVPGISAGPILHPGAAEASEKLQVELETRIRGLEEALRQREREAAAELEAALGKCEAAEAEAGRLRERVREAEGSGASGGGGGDTTQLRAALEQAREDLRDRDSRLRELEAASACLDEARASRLLAEEEARGLRAELAQREEARLEQSRELEVLREQLATARATGEQQRTAAAELGRARDAAEARVAELAAACEEARQGLAELREASEALRQSVVPASEHRRLQEEALELRGRAASLEQEVVATGKEAARLRAELERERVCSVALSEHERIVGTLQANVAQLEGRLEELGRRHEKTSAEVFQVQREALFMKSERHAAEAQLATAEQQLRGLRTEAERARQAQSRAQEALDKAKEKDKKITELSKEVFNLKEALKEQPAALATPEVEALRDQVKDLQQQLQEAARDHSSVVALYRSHLLYAIQGQMDEDVQRILSQILQMQRLQAQGR is encoded by the exons CTGCGGCTCAGCCCCACTGACCTTGGCTCCTGCCCGCCCTGTGGCCCCTGCCCCATCCCGAAGCCGGCAGCCAGAGGCAGGCGCCAG AGTCAAGACTGGGGCAAGAGTGACGAGAGGCTGCTACAAGCCGTGGAAAACAACGATGCACCTCGGGTGGCCGCCCTCATCGCCCGCAAGGGGCTGGTGCCCACGAAGCTAGACCCCGAGGGCAAGTCCGC GTTCCACCTGGCGGCCATGCGGGGTGCGGCCAGCTGTCTGGAGGTGATGATAGCTCATGGCAGCAATGTCATGAGCACGGACGGGGCAG gTTACAATGCCCTCCACCTGGCCGCCAAATACGGGCACCCACAGTGCTTGAAGCAACTACTGCAG GCTTCCTGCGTGGTGGACGTCGTGGACAGCAGCGGGTGGACTGCCCTACACCATGCAG CGGCTGGTGGCTGTCTCTCCTGCTCAGAGGTGCTCTGCTCCTTTAAGGCACATCTAAACCCCCAAGATCGG TCAGGCGCAACACCCCTCATTATAGCAGCTCAAATGTGTCACACAGACCTGTGCCGTCTCCTACTGCAGCAAGGGGCTGCTGCGAACGATCAGGACCTGCAAGGCAG GACGGCCCTGATGCTGGCCTGTGAGGGGGCCAGCCCCGAAACAGTGGAGGTCCTGCTGCAGGGCGGAGCCCAGCCGGGCATCACCGATGCGCTGGGGCAGGACGCGGCTCACTATGGCGCCCTGGCGGGGGACAAACTCATCCTGCACCTTCTGCAAGAGGCGGCCCAGCGCCCCTCCCCACCCAGCG ccctcaCAGAGGATGATTCAGGCGAGGCGTCATCTCAG aACTCTATGTCCAGCCATGGAAAGCAGGGGGCCCCCAAGAAGCGGAAGGCGCCTCCACCTCCCGCCAGCATCCCCATGCCG GATGATCGAGATGCCTATGAGGAGATCgtgaggctgcggcaggagaggGGCCGCCTCCTGCAGAAGATCCGGGGCCTGGAACAGCACAAGGAACGGAGGCAGCAGGAG TCCCCGGAGGCCAGCTCCCTGCACAGCCTGGAGAGACAG GTGCAAGAGCTACAGCAGCTGCTGGTGGAGAGACAAGAGGAGAAGGAGAGCCTGGGACGGGAGGTGGAGAGTTTGCAGAGCCGGCTGTCCCTGCTGGAG AACGAGCGGGAGAATACTAGCTATGACGTAACCACCCTGCAGGATGAGGAGGGTGAGCTGCCTGACCTTCCAG GGGCCGAGGCGCTGCTGTCCAGACAACTCAGCCCGTCGGCCCAGGAACACCTGGCCTCGCTGCAGGAACAGGTGGCTGTGCTCACCAGACAGAACCAGGAACTGATGGAGAAGGTCCAG ATCCTGGAGAACTTTGAGAAGGACGAGACACAGATGGAAGTGGAAGCTTCGGCAGAGGTCATCCCTCTTGCCCTCTATGACTCTCTCCGGGCCGAGTTTGACCAGCTACGCAGGCAGCACGCTGAGGCCCTGCAGGCCCTGAGGCAGCAGGAGACACGAGAGGTCCCCAGAGAAGAGGGGACAGCCTGTGGGGAGAGTGAGGTTGCTGGAGCCACGGCCACCAAAAACGGGCCAACCCACATGGAGCTAAATGGCTCAGTGGCTCCAGAAACCAAAGTTAACGGAGCCGAGACCATAGATGAGGAGGCTGCAGGAGATGAAACCATGGAAGCCAGGACTATGGAAGCCGAGGCCACAGGAGCTGAGGCCACAGGAGCCAAGGTCACAGAAACAAAACCCACAGGGGCTGAGGTCAGAGAGATGGAGACCACAGAAGAAGAAGCAAACATGGAAACTAAGCCCACAGGAGCTCAGgccacagacacagagaccacGGGAGTGGAGGCCATGGGGGTGGAggccacaaaaacaaaagcagaggaAGCAGAAATGCAGGCCTATGGAGTGGGTGCTGGGCAAGCAGAGCCCCCAGTCACAGGGACCACAAACATGGAGGCCACGGGCTCTAGGGCCACAGGGGTGGAAGCCACAGGAGTCAGTGCCACAGGTGTGGAGAACCCAGGGGTAGAGGCCACGGTCCCGGGGATCTCTGCTGGCCCCATCCTACATCCTGGTGCCGCAGAGGCCTCGGAAAAGCTTCAAGTAGAGCTGGAGACCAGGATCCGTGGCTTGGAGGAGGCTCTCCGGCAGCGGGAGCGGGAGGCAGCTGCGGAGCTGGAGGCGGCCCTGGGGAAGTGCGAGGCcgcggaggccgaggcgggccggcTGCGAGAGCGTGTCCGCGAGGCCGAGGGCAGCGGGGCcagcgggggcgggggcggtgaCACCACACAACTGCGGGCGGCCCTGGAGCAGGCCCGGGAGGACCTCCGAGACCGGGACTCCCGCCTGCGGGAGCTGGAGGCGGCCTCGGCCTGCCTGGATGAGGCTCGGGCCAGCCGGCTGCTGGCCGAGGAGGAGGCGCGGGGCCTGCGGGCCGAGCTGGCCCAGCGGGAGGAGGCGCGGCTGGAGCAGAGCCGGGAGCTGGAGGTTCTGCGGGAGCAGCTGGCCACGGCCAGGGCCACGGGGGAGCAGCAGCGCACGGCGGCCGCGGAACTGGGCCGGGCACGGGACGCCGCTGAGGCCCGAGTGGCTGAGCTGGCTGCGGCCTGCGAGGAGGCGCGGCAGGGCCTGGCCGAGCTGCGGGAGGCCTCCGAGGCCCTCCGCCAGTCCGTGGTGCCGGCCTCTGAGCACCGCCGGCTGCAGGAGGAGGCCCTGGAGCTGCGGGGCCGGGCGGCCAGTCTGGAGCAGGAGGTGGTGGCCACGGGCAAGGAGGCCGCCCGGCTGCGCGCGGAGCTGGAGCGGGAGCGTGTGTGCAGCGTGGCGCTCTCGGAGCACGAACGCATCGTGGGCACCCTGCAGGCCAACGTGGCCCAGCTGGAGGGGCGGCTGGAGGAGCTGGGACGGCGGCATGAGAAGACCAGCGCAGAGGTCTTCCAG GTGCAGCGTGAGGCCCTGTTCATGAAGAGTGAGCGACACGCAGCCGAGGCACAGCTGGCCACAGCAGAGCAGCAGCTACGGGGGCTACGGACCGAGGCGGAAAGGGCTCGCCAGGCCCAGAGCCGGGCCCAGGAGGCTCTGGACAAGGCCAAGGAGAAGGACAAGAAG ATCACAGAACTCTCCAAAGAAGTCTTCAATCTTAAGGAAGCCTTGAAGGAGCAGCCGGCCGCCCTGGCCACCCCTGAGGTGGAGGCTCTCCGTGACCAGGTGAAGGATTTACAGCAGCAGCTGCAG GAAGCTGCCAGGGACCACTCCAGTGTGGTGGCTTTGTACAGAAGCCACCTCCTATATGCCATTCAG GGCCAGATGGATGAAGACGTGCAGCGGATTCTCAGCCAGATTCTGCAGATGCAGAGACTCCAGGCTCAGGGCCGCTGA
- the ANKRD24 gene encoding ankyrin repeat domain-containing protein 24 isoform X8 — protein MQVAWGEEKHRAPTMKTLRARFKKTELRLSPTDLGSCPPCGPCPIPKPAARGRRQSQDWGKSDERLLQAVENNDAPRVAALIARKGLVPTKLDPEGKSAFHLAAMRGAASCLEVMIAHGSNVMSTDGAGYNALHLAAKYGHPQCLKQLLQASCVVDVVDSSGWTALHHAAAGGCLSCSEVLCSFKAHLNPQDRSGATPLIIAAQMCHTDLCRLLLQQGAAANDQDLQGRTALMLACEGASPETVEVLLQGGAQPGITDALGQDAAHYGALAGDKLILHLLQEAAQRPSPPSALTEDDSGEASSQNSMSSHGKQGAPKKRKAPPPPASIPMPDDRDAYEEIVRLRQERGRLLQKIRGLEQHKERRQQEPPGPPRCSSNSPGAVLPQGLCTTSVLCLECSSAVLPQGLCTTCVLCLECSSPRWPHSSLPHLLYASPEASSLHSLERQVQELQQLLVERQEEKESLGREVESLQSRLSLLENERENTSYDVTTLQDEEGELPDLPGAEALLSRQLSPSAQEHLASLQEQVAVLTRQNQELMEKVQILENFEKDETQMEVEASAEVIPLALYDSLRAEFDQLRRQHAEALQALRQQETREVPREEGTACGESEVAGATATKNGPTHMELNGSVAPETKVNGAETIDEEAAGDETMEARTMEAEATGAEATGAKVTETKPTGAEVREMETTEEEANMETKPTGAQATDTETTGVEAMGVEATKTKAEEAEMQAYGVGAGQAEPPVTGTTNMEATGSRATGVEATGVSATGVENPGVEATVPGISAGPILHPGAAEASEKLQVELETRIRGLEEALRQREREAAAELEAALGKCEAAEAEAGRLRERVREAEGSGASGGGGGDTTQLRAALEQAREDLRDRDSRLRELEAASACLDEARASRLLAEEEARGLRAELAQREEARLEQSRELEVLREQLATARATGEQQRTAAAELGRARDAAEARVAELAAACEEARQGLAELREASEALRQSVVPASEHRRLQEEALELRGRAASLEQEVVATGKEAARLRAELERERVCSVALSEHERIVGTLQANVAQLEGRLEELGRRHEKTSAEVFQVQREALFMKSERHAAEAQLATAEQQLRGLRTEAERARQAQSRAQEALDKAKEKDKKITELSKEVFNLKEALKEQPAALATPEVEALRDQVKDLQQQLQEAARDHSSVVALYRSHLLYAIQGQMDEDVQRILSQILQMQRLQAQGR, from the exons CTGCGGCTCAGCCCCACTGACCTTGGCTCCTGCCCGCCCTGTGGCCCCTGCCCCATCCCGAAGCCGGCAGCCAGAGGCAGGCGCCAG AGTCAAGACTGGGGCAAGAGTGACGAGAGGCTGCTACAAGCCGTGGAAAACAACGATGCACCTCGGGTGGCCGCCCTCATCGCCCGCAAGGGGCTGGTGCCCACGAAGCTAGACCCCGAGGGCAAGTCCGC GTTCCACCTGGCGGCCATGCGGGGTGCGGCCAGCTGTCTGGAGGTGATGATAGCTCATGGCAGCAATGTCATGAGCACGGACGGGGCAG gTTACAATGCCCTCCACCTGGCCGCCAAATACGGGCACCCACAGTGCTTGAAGCAACTACTGCAG GCTTCCTGCGTGGTGGACGTCGTGGACAGCAGCGGGTGGACTGCCCTACACCATGCAG CGGCTGGTGGCTGTCTCTCCTGCTCAGAGGTGCTCTGCTCCTTTAAGGCACATCTAAACCCCCAAGATCGG TCAGGCGCAACACCCCTCATTATAGCAGCTCAAATGTGTCACACAGACCTGTGCCGTCTCCTACTGCAGCAAGGGGCTGCTGCGAACGATCAGGACCTGCAAGGCAG GACGGCCCTGATGCTGGCCTGTGAGGGGGCCAGCCCCGAAACAGTGGAGGTCCTGCTGCAGGGCGGAGCCCAGCCGGGCATCACCGATGCGCTGGGGCAGGACGCGGCTCACTATGGCGCCCTGGCGGGGGACAAACTCATCCTGCACCTTCTGCAAGAGGCGGCCCAGCGCCCCTCCCCACCCAGCG ccctcaCAGAGGATGATTCAGGCGAGGCGTCATCTCAG aACTCTATGTCCAGCCATGGAAAGCAGGGGGCCCCCAAGAAGCGGAAGGCGCCTCCACCTCCCGCCAGCATCCCCATGCCG GATGATCGAGATGCCTATGAGGAGATCgtgaggctgcggcaggagaggGGCCGCCTCCTGCAGAAGATCCGGGGCCTGGAACAGCACAAGGAACGGAGGCAGCAGGAG CCACCTGGGCCTCCTCGCTGTTCCTCCAACTCGCCAGGCGcagtcctgcctcagggcctttgcaccaccagtgtcctctgcctggaatgctctagcgcagtcctgcctcagggcctttgcaccacctgtgtcctctgcctggaatgctctagCCCCAGATGGCCCCACAGCTCTTTACCTCACCTACTTTATGCA TCCCCGGAGGCCAGCTCCCTGCACAGCCTGGAGAGACAG GTGCAAGAGCTACAGCAGCTGCTGGTGGAGAGACAAGAGGAGAAGGAGAGCCTGGGACGGGAGGTGGAGAGTTTGCAGAGCCGGCTGTCCCTGCTGGAG AACGAGCGGGAGAATACTAGCTATGACGTAACCACCCTGCAGGATGAGGAGGGTGAGCTGCCTGACCTTCCAG GGGCCGAGGCGCTGCTGTCCAGACAACTCAGCCCGTCGGCCCAGGAACACCTGGCCTCGCTGCAGGAACAGGTGGCTGTGCTCACCAGACAGAACCAGGAACTGATGGAGAAGGTCCAG ATCCTGGAGAACTTTGAGAAGGACGAGACACAGATGGAAGTGGAAGCTTCGGCAGAGGTCATCCCTCTTGCCCTCTATGACTCTCTCCGGGCCGAGTTTGACCAGCTACGCAGGCAGCACGCTGAGGCCCTGCAGGCCCTGAGGCAGCAGGAGACACGAGAGGTCCCCAGAGAAGAGGGGACAGCCTGTGGGGAGAGTGAGGTTGCTGGAGCCACGGCCACCAAAAACGGGCCAACCCACATGGAGCTAAATGGCTCAGTGGCTCCAGAAACCAAAGTTAACGGAGCCGAGACCATAGATGAGGAGGCTGCAGGAGATGAAACCATGGAAGCCAGGACTATGGAAGCCGAGGCCACAGGAGCTGAGGCCACAGGAGCCAAGGTCACAGAAACAAAACCCACAGGGGCTGAGGTCAGAGAGATGGAGACCACAGAAGAAGAAGCAAACATGGAAACTAAGCCCACAGGAGCTCAGgccacagacacagagaccacGGGAGTGGAGGCCATGGGGGTGGAggccacaaaaacaaaagcagaggaAGCAGAAATGCAGGCCTATGGAGTGGGTGCTGGGCAAGCAGAGCCCCCAGTCACAGGGACCACAAACATGGAGGCCACGGGCTCTAGGGCCACAGGGGTGGAAGCCACAGGAGTCAGTGCCACAGGTGTGGAGAACCCAGGGGTAGAGGCCACGGTCCCGGGGATCTCTGCTGGCCCCATCCTACATCCTGGTGCCGCAGAGGCCTCGGAAAAGCTTCAAGTAGAGCTGGAGACCAGGATCCGTGGCTTGGAGGAGGCTCTCCGGCAGCGGGAGCGGGAGGCAGCTGCGGAGCTGGAGGCGGCCCTGGGGAAGTGCGAGGCcgcggaggccgaggcgggccggcTGCGAGAGCGTGTCCGCGAGGCCGAGGGCAGCGGGGCcagcgggggcgggggcggtgaCACCACACAACTGCGGGCGGCCCTGGAGCAGGCCCGGGAGGACCTCCGAGACCGGGACTCCCGCCTGCGGGAGCTGGAGGCGGCCTCGGCCTGCCTGGATGAGGCTCGGGCCAGCCGGCTGCTGGCCGAGGAGGAGGCGCGGGGCCTGCGGGCCGAGCTGGCCCAGCGGGAGGAGGCGCGGCTGGAGCAGAGCCGGGAGCTGGAGGTTCTGCGGGAGCAGCTGGCCACGGCCAGGGCCACGGGGGAGCAGCAGCGCACGGCGGCCGCGGAACTGGGCCGGGCACGGGACGCCGCTGAGGCCCGAGTGGCTGAGCTGGCTGCGGCCTGCGAGGAGGCGCGGCAGGGCCTGGCCGAGCTGCGGGAGGCCTCCGAGGCCCTCCGCCAGTCCGTGGTGCCGGCCTCTGAGCACCGCCGGCTGCAGGAGGAGGCCCTGGAGCTGCGGGGCCGGGCGGCCAGTCTGGAGCAGGAGGTGGTGGCCACGGGCAAGGAGGCCGCCCGGCTGCGCGCGGAGCTGGAGCGGGAGCGTGTGTGCAGCGTGGCGCTCTCGGAGCACGAACGCATCGTGGGCACCCTGCAGGCCAACGTGGCCCAGCTGGAGGGGCGGCTGGAGGAGCTGGGACGGCGGCATGAGAAGACCAGCGCAGAGGTCTTCCAG GTGCAGCGTGAGGCCCTGTTCATGAAGAGTGAGCGACACGCAGCCGAGGCACAGCTGGCCACAGCAGAGCAGCAGCTACGGGGGCTACGGACCGAGGCGGAAAGGGCTCGCCAGGCCCAGAGCCGGGCCCAGGAGGCTCTGGACAAGGCCAAGGAGAAGGACAAGAAG ATCACAGAACTCTCCAAAGAAGTCTTCAATCTTAAGGAAGCCTTGAAGGAGCAGCCGGCCGCCCTGGCCACCCCTGAGGTGGAGGCTCTCCGTGACCAGGTGAAGGATTTACAGCAGCAGCTGCAG GAAGCTGCCAGGGACCACTCCAGTGTGGTGGCTTTGTACAGAAGCCACCTCCTATATGCCATTCAG GGCCAGATGGATGAAGACGTGCAGCGGATTCTCAGCCAGATTCTGCAGATGCAGAGACTCCAGGCTCAGGGCCGCTGA
- the ANKRD24 gene encoding ankyrin repeat domain-containing protein 24 isoform X15 has product MQVAWGEEKHRAPTMKTLRARFKKTELRLSPTDLGSCPPCGPCPIPKPAARGRRQSQDWGKSDERLLQAVENNDAPRVAALIARKGLVPTKLDPEGKSAFHLAAMRGAASCLEVMIAHGSNVMSTDGAGYNALHLAAKYGHPQCLKQLLQASCVVDVVDSSGWTALHHAAAGGCLSCSEVLCSFKAHLNPQDRSGATPLIIAAQMCHTDLCRLLLQQGAAANDQDLQGRTALMLACEGASPETVEVLLQGGAQPGITDALGQDAAHYGALAGDKLILHLLQEAAQRPSPPSALTEDDSGEASSQNSMSSHGKQGAPKKRKAPPPPASIPMPDDRDAYEEIVRLRQERGRLLQKIRGLEQHKERRQQESPEASSLHSLERQVQELQQLLVERQEEKESLGREVESLQSRLSLLENERENTSYDVTTLQDEEGELPDLPGAEALLSRQLSPSAQEHLASLQEQVAVLTRQNQELMEKVQILENFEKDETQMEVEASAEVIPLALYDSLRAEFDQLRRQHAEALQALRQQETREVPREEGTACGESEVAGATATKNGPTHMELNGSVAPETKVNGAETIDEEAAGDETMEARTMEAEATGAEATGAKVTETKPTGAEVREMETTEEEANMETKPTGAQATDTETTGVEAMGVEATKTKAEEAEMQAYGVGAGQAEPPVTGTTNMEATGSRATGVEATGVSATGVENPGVEATVPGISAGPILHPGAAEASEKLQVELETRIRGLEEALRQREREAAAELEAALGKCEAAEAEAGRLRERVREAEGSGASGGGGGDTTQLRAALEQAREDLRDRDSRLRELEAASACLDEARASRLLAEEEARGLRAELAQREEARLEQSRELEVLREQLATARATGEQQRTAAAELGRARDAAEARVAELAAACEEARQGLAELREASEALRQSVVPASEHRRLQEEALELRGRAASLEQEVVATGKEAARLRAELERERVCSVALSEHERIVGTLQANVAQLEGRLEELGRRHEKTSAEVFQVQREALFMKSERHAAEAQLATAEQQLRGLRTEAERARQAQSRAQEALDKAKEKDKKITELSKEVFNLKEALKEQPAALATPEVEALRDQVKDLQQQLQEAARDHSSVVALYRSHLLYAIQGQMDEDVQRILSQILQMQRLQAQGR; this is encoded by the exons CTGCGGCTCAGCCCCACTGACCTTGGCTCCTGCCCGCCCTGTGGCCCCTGCCCCATCCCGAAGCCGGCAGCCAGAGGCAGGCGCCAG AGTCAAGACTGGGGCAAGAGTGACGAGAGGCTGCTACAAGCCGTGGAAAACAACGATGCACCTCGGGTGGCCGCCCTCATCGCCCGCAAGGGGCTGGTGCCCACGAAGCTAGACCCCGAGGGCAAGTCCGC GTTCCACCTGGCGGCCATGCGGGGTGCGGCCAGCTGTCTGGAGGTGATGATAGCTCATGGCAGCAATGTCATGAGCACGGACGGGGCAG gTTACAATGCCCTCCACCTGGCCGCCAAATACGGGCACCCACAGTGCTTGAAGCAACTACTGCAG GCTTCCTGCGTGGTGGACGTCGTGGACAGCAGCGGGTGGACTGCCCTACACCATGCAG CGGCTGGTGGCTGTCTCTCCTGCTCAGAGGTGCTCTGCTCCTTTAAGGCACATCTAAACCCCCAAGATCGG TCAGGCGCAACACCCCTCATTATAGCAGCTCAAATGTGTCACACAGACCTGTGCCGTCTCCTACTGCAGCAAGGGGCTGCTGCGAACGATCAGGACCTGCAAGGCAG GACGGCCCTGATGCTGGCCTGTGAGGGGGCCAGCCCCGAAACAGTGGAGGTCCTGCTGCAGGGCGGAGCCCAGCCGGGCATCACCGATGCGCTGGGGCAGGACGCGGCTCACTATGGCGCCCTGGCGGGGGACAAACTCATCCTGCACCTTCTGCAAGAGGCGGCCCAGCGCCCCTCCCCACCCAGCG ccctcaCAGAGGATGATTCAGGCGAGGCGTCATCTCAG aACTCTATGTCCAGCCATGGAAAGCAGGGGGCCCCCAAGAAGCGGAAGGCGCCTCCACCTCCCGCCAGCATCCCCATGCCG GATGATCGAGATGCCTATGAGGAGATCgtgaggctgcggcaggagaggGGCCGCCTCCTGCAGAAGATCCGGGGCCTGGAACAGCACAAGGAACGGAGGCAGCAGGAG TCCCCGGAGGCCAGCTCCCTGCACAGCCTGGAGAGACAG GTGCAAGAGCTACAGCAGCTGCTGGTGGAGAGACAAGAGGAGAAGGAGAGCCTGGGACGGGAGGTGGAGAGTTTGCAGAGCCGGCTGTCCCTGCTGGAG AACGAGCGGGAGAATACTAGCTATGACGTAACCACCCTGCAGGATGAGGAGGGTGAGCTGCCTGACCTTCCAG GGGCCGAGGCGCTGCTGTCCAGACAACTCAGCCCGTCGGCCCAGGAACACCTGGCCTCGCTGCAGGAACAGGTGGCTGTGCTCACCAGACAGAACCAGGAACTGATGGAGAAGGTCCAG ATCCTGGAGAACTTTGAGAAGGACGAGACACAGATGGAAGTGGAAGCTTCGGCAGAGGTCATCCCTCTTGCCCTCTATGACTCTCTCCGGGCCGAGTTTGACCAGCTACGCAGGCAGCACGCTGAGGCCCTGCAGGCCCTGAGGCAGCAGGAGACACGAGAGGTCCCCAGAGAAGAGGGGACAGCCTGTGGGGAGAGTGAGGTTGCTGGAGCCACGGCCACCAAAAACGGGCCAACCCACATGGAGCTAAATGGCTCAGTGGCTCCAGAAACCAAAGTTAACGGAGCCGAGACCATAGATGAGGAGGCTGCAGGAGATGAAACCATGGAAGCCAGGACTATGGAAGCCGAGGCCACAGGAGCTGAGGCCACAGGAGCCAAGGTCACAGAAACAAAACCCACAGGGGCTGAGGTCAGAGAGATGGAGACCACAGAAGAAGAAGCAAACATGGAAACTAAGCCCACAGGAGCTCAGgccacagacacagagaccacGGGAGTGGAGGCCATGGGGGTGGAggccacaaaaacaaaagcagaggaAGCAGAAATGCAGGCCTATGGAGTGGGTGCTGGGCAAGCAGAGCCCCCAGTCACAGGGACCACAAACATGGAGGCCACGGGCTCTAGGGCCACAGGGGTGGAAGCCACAGGAGTCAGTGCCACAGGTGTGGAGAACCCAGGGGTAGAGGCCACGGTCCCGGGGATCTCTGCTGGCCCCATCCTACATCCTGGTGCCGCAGAGGCCTCGGAAAAGCTTCAAGTAGAGCTGGAGACCAGGATCCGTGGCTTGGAGGAGGCTCTCCGGCAGCGGGAGCGGGAGGCAGCTGCGGAGCTGGAGGCGGCCCTGGGGAAGTGCGAGGCcgcggaggccgaggcgggccggcTGCGAGAGCGTGTCCGCGAGGCCGAGGGCAGCGGGGCcagcgggggcgggggcggtgaCACCACACAACTGCGGGCGGCCCTGGAGCAGGCCCGGGAGGACCTCCGAGACCGGGACTCCCGCCTGCGGGAGCTGGAGGCGGCCTCGGCCTGCCTGGATGAGGCTCGGGCCAGCCGGCTGCTGGCCGAGGAGGAGGCGCGGGGCCTGCGGGCCGAGCTGGCCCAGCGGGAGGAGGCGCGGCTGGAGCAGAGCCGGGAGCTGGAGGTTCTGCGGGAGCAGCTGGCCACGGCCAGGGCCACGGGGGAGCAGCAGCGCACGGCGGCCGCGGAACTGGGCCGGGCACGGGACGCCGCTGAGGCCCGAGTGGCTGAGCTGGCTGCGGCCTGCGAGGAGGCGCGGCAGGGCCTGGCCGAGCTGCGGGAGGCCTCCGAGGCCCTCCGCCAGTCCGTGGTGCCGGCCTCTGAGCACCGCCGGCTGCAGGAGGAGGCCCTGGAGCTGCGGGGCCGGGCGGCCAGTCTGGAGCAGGAGGTGGTGGCCACGGGCAAGGAGGCCGCCCGGCTGCGCGCGGAGCTGGAGCGGGAGCGTGTGTGCAGCGTGGCGCTCTCGGAGCACGAACGCATCGTGGGCACCCTGCAGGCCAACGTGGCCCAGCTGGAGGGGCGGCTGGAGGAGCTGGGACGGCGGCATGAGAAGACCAGCGCAGAGGTCTTCCAG GTGCAGCGTGAGGCCCTGTTCATGAAGAGTGAGCGACACGCAGCCGAGGCACAGCTGGCCACAGCAGAGCAGCAGCTACGGGGGCTACGGACCGAGGCGGAAAGGGCTCGCCAGGCCCAGAGCCGGGCCCAGGAGGCTCTGGACAAGGCCAAGGAGAAGGACAAGAAG ATCACAGAACTCTCCAAAGAAGTCTTCAATCTTAAGGAAGCCTTGAAGGAGCAGCCGGCCGCCCTGGCCACCCCTGAGGTGGAGGCTCTCCGTGACCAGGTGAAGGATTTACAGCAGCAGCTGCAG GAAGCTGCCAGGGACCACTCCAGTGTGGTGGCTTTGTACAGAAGCCACCTCCTATATGCCATTCAG GGCCAGATGGATGAAGACGTGCAGCGGATTCTCAGCCAGATTCTGCAGATGCAGAGACTCCAGGCTCAGGGCCGCTGA